One window of the Daphnia pulex isolate KAP4 chromosome 8, ASM2113471v1 genome contains the following:
- the LOC124200524 gene encoding uncharacterized protein LOC124200524, translating into MQRYSLLLQLLRDEGGYSRAAGEAVGAYITSDFCLVLFSLCLLSSSFPTTLRERFSLDCALIFHFDILFFIESVTYPRLPGYGPSLSPYIEQKIANSSFREVSHVAKFNGDELFPAEYANPEGEIVKRTTNGGLDQARYSAPKLPRCNNRNAATMIASKLQLCTRDVGPPVRTASPKCGQEPAHPANSDFSSIRYNLIMTLCPT; encoded by the exons ATGCAGCGATACTCTCTTCTGCTCCAACTACTACGAGACGAGGGAGGCTATTCTCGTGCGGCTGGGGAAGCTGTTGGAGCATACATTACTTCTGA TTTCTGTTTagtcttattctctctctgcctactctcttcttcttttccgacCACGCTAAGAGAAAGGTTCTCTCTTGACTGCGCtctgatttttcattttgatattttgtttttcatcgaAAGTGTTACTTATCCACGTTTACCTG gttatgggcccagcctTTCGCCTtatattgaacaaaaaatagcGAATTCCAGTTTCAGAGAAGTAAGCCACGTGGCCAAATTTAATGGAGATGAACTTTTTCCTGCTGAA TACGCTAATCCTGAAGGAGAGATTGTAAAACGAACAACAAATGGAGGATTGGATCAGGCGCGATATTCTGCCCCGAAACTACCTCGTTGCAACAATCGAAACGCAGCAACAATGATCGCTAGTAAACTGCAATTATGCACACGAGATGTGGGTCCGCCTGTCCGCACAGCATCTCCAAAATGCGGGCAAGAACCAGCACATCCTGCAAACAGCGATTTTTCTAGTATCAGATACAACCTGATCATGACATTATGTCCCACATAA